In Oreochromis niloticus isolate F11D_XX linkage group LG5, O_niloticus_UMD_NMBU, whole genome shotgun sequence, a single window of DNA contains:
- the LOC109202210 gene encoding uncharacterized threonine-rich GPI-anchored glycoprotein PJ4664.02 — protein sequence MAGHLLFVILMSFVHETQAQELNSTSAHSEPSSITIQTILESESPKINKPSSIMTTESSLSNPSTSTSTTSVNSLSGLGALNLSATTGVNTPAKTTQYITSGDRTTELNLSSPNASSPTTSVNSPSDPNQSSESYETNTRVTVATVKGLTFTSAHTSTYATATSEALWKLAVAVTGFGVTMGVILLVLGLLTFKRRSETSSQSRTKAASPGDFLSMTKMNHGGMLPAGNDGDYSVITSVPDNNYLTREKLNLEQTKNEDSDIYHVYATISEETDPPDSQDMIYSMLNAH from the exons ATGGCTGGACACCTTCTGTTTGTCATCCTCATGT CTTTTGTTCATGAGACTCAAGCGCAAG AACTAAATTCAACGTCTGCGCACAGTGAACCATCCTCCATCACCATACAAA CTATTCTGGAAAGTGAATCACCAAAGATCAACAAACCATCATCTATCATGACCACAG AATCAAGTCTCAGCAATCCCAGTACTTCAACTTCTACCACTTCAGTGAACTCACTATCAG GATTGGGTGCTCTTAATCTCAGCGCTACAACTGGTGTGAACACTCCTGCCAAAACAACTCAGTATATAACATCAGGAGACAGAACTACAG AGTTGAATCTCAGCAGTCCTAATGCTTCCAGTCCTACCACTTCTGTGAATTCACCTTCAG ATCCAAATCAATCTTCAGAGTCATATGAGACTAATACTAGAGTGACAGTTGCTACGGTCAAAG GTCTGACTTTTACTTCGGCTCATACTTCCACCTATGCCACTGCTACCTCAG AAGCACTATGGAAGTTGGCAGTAGCTGTGACTGGATTTGGAGTAACCATGGGTGTCATCTTACTGGTGCTGGGGCTGCTCACattcaaaagaagaagtg AAACAAGTTCTCAAAGCAG GACAAAAGCAGCATCACCAG GTGATTTTCTGTCAATGACTAAAATGAACCATGGAGGAATG TTACCTGCAGGTAATGATGGAGACTACAGTGTGATCACTTCAGTACCTGACAACAACTATCTTACTA GAGAGAAACTAAACTTGGAACAGACAAAAAATGAAGAT TCTGACATTTACCATGTGTACGCCACCATCTCTGAAGAAACAGATCCACCAGATTCACAGGACATGATATACAGCATGCTGAATGCACACTGA